The Magnolia sinica isolate HGM2019 chromosome 9, MsV1, whole genome shotgun sequence sequence ccaaaatcaacttttaactgtgaaacttctttatgccccatcatgatgtatgtgtttcatccattccattcatccattttaaaagatcattttagggattgataccaaaaatgcgatgaatataaatctcgggtgggccataccacgggcaaacaatagtgattggatatccaccactaaaattctcataaggcccaatgtactgtttatttgacatccaatctgttgattatgtcatataggcctagatgaatggaaaaaacaaagattagcttgatccaaaacttttatggcaccaaaaagtttttaatggttgaagattcattcaacactgttttcctgtaatgtggtccacttgagattgggatatacctcatttttggtctcataacataaaatgatctagaaacatagatggatggcatggatgaaacacatacatcatggtggggcctatatagcaccgaccattagccattggctggtggcaatgGAGTAGCCCATCTATTTCAGCGGATCCAGATTGGATATTGATAGGTTgaaagttacgtcaccaagttatgtgggccccatcatgatgtattttttgtatccacgctatccatccatttggaaatataattttaggtaaagatccaaagagTGAGTCAAATCTAAAGCGCCAGTGGACCTCACCagagaaaacagtgaggagagtgacgcccattattaaaaacttaaataggctacaaaagtttttgatcaagctcatatttattttttcccttctttcatgtctgtgttaacttgtgaacaggttggatttcaaataaaaatcacggtgagccttaagaaggtttcaacggtaggcattaaTCTCGttgttgttttttgtggtgggggtcaactacatatttggatctgcctcattctttaactcatgctctaaaattaaatctccaaatagatggacagtgtagataaagcacatacatcatagtgggcctatggaacttgatgacgtcacttcggtagctaatctcactattcaacctgtcagtagttaATCCACGTCCAAAGTAGGATGCGGATCGGTTGGAGTACCTCACACtggctatatagttgttgtattgacgtcagcaagttttgtgggtcccatcatgaggtatgtattatatccgaaccatccatccatttagcgagctcTTATTAAAGCTTGAGATGATATATAAGCGGCaaaaagcagcaggggattgaacgtctaccattgaaaccctttttagggtcacggaagttttggatcaatatgatttttttttcctcttcatacagttatttgtgaccttatgaacatattggatggaaaattaacttaaataggctacaaaagttttggatcaatatgttttcacttcatccaattgggaatgaccttataaacggtttggataacatataaatataaagtgggccttatttgaaggttttgttgctactgctGTTCAATCCTATAtaacacatagtgacaatctccccgctaagaggaattgggggccttatgatgatattttagttttttattaagtattttagtttatttgaattaaatataatgattttattttcatttaacaaaaattaatttttttataatgtaaaatatttccaaacgagagataggggcaaatgtgtcaaattaacatatttcagacatttaagatgtttgttaacaaacattttgtttcatatttagtacttaatttttaaACTTCAGTCATAATtatcaaataagttttttttacttcagatttcagattcaggcttcagattacagattcggtctttagacttcagatttaataAACGGGGCCTAAGTTTAAAAGCCCTTGCTTGGGAAAATCCTTGTAGGGAAGGAATGACCTAGGTTGATTTGTACGGTTCCCAAGAGAGCACCAAAATTAAAAGACAATGCATTCCTTTCTCTAAAAAGTTCAATAGAGCATTCAACTGCACCCACCGATACCACTCCCATGAGTGGTGGGTGTTAAGGTCAAAGGGTAGTGCTGCAACACAAACATATTTTAGGAGAGTGGTTGGGTGTTTTTTAATCTTAGAAAAGAGCAATGTTTGGCATTAAAAAGATTCAACTGATGCAGAAGGAAAGAAGCTCCACTGCATTCTTTTAAAAGTCTGATTTAAGGGAGAATGTTAGAAAGTCATAGTAAAGTAGGATTTTAGATCTCtgctctatgttttttttttttttttggggttttgaATGAAGAGCATTGGGTATGTAGCTGtaaaatttcttttgtttttgtttctgtttttttaATTCTCTTTTGATGGAAATGCATAGAGAAGAATGTGTTCCGAACTATTTTGTAGTTTCAGCACTAACTTCACATTAATTTTCTTTCCTATTTCTTGTAATTTAATGACAATTTCGGGCAGTGGAACTGTGCACACTTGTGTCTACGTTTGGGTCATCTTGAAATCGCAATTGGAATGAATTCACTGGCAAGAAAAACACTCCTAAAACAGATAATTTCCCCATATGAACCTGAAGATGAGGCTAGATTTGTTATGTAAGCCAGTTTGGCAGAAACACATATAGCCTAGTAGAAGACAACAGAAAGCAGAACCTTTTCAATACAGAGATAACAGTCCCTAAATACTAGAGTAAAAACATGAACAATCATCGGATAATAATAAGATTATACTCCATCACTCAGCTATTTTGCAACCTTCCATCCACCCAAAAAGCCAAACAAAGAGTGGGAAAAGATCCATATCACTTCAGTTACTAAATCATCATGGTAGATTTATACCATTaatctaatgggccccacagcagCAGATAAGGCAAACAAAAACAGATCCTTTGGAAAAGATAAAGAGGACCCAGTGGAATATCATCTAAGTTCTCAAGCACCCAATCTCCTCCATGTGGCACGCgtgggtgatccagaccgtcgattGATTGGGCCTTACCCATTGGGCGACTCTCCAGAATTGCAAATGGGTGGCAGCCCAAAATTCCAATCAACCATTGGTAATTGCAAATGTGTTAAATCAAAACATCCAATGGATTGTTAGAATCATctgatcactattgttttccgcAAATGAGCTAACTAAGGCGAGGCGCAagggatgaacggtctggatctcagaCACGTATGCCATGTGTACCTAGATTAAGTGCTTGATGATCTATTCTTTGTGCTTTTTCCCCAACTCCTCTGCTTCCATCTCCTTCCCCATCTCTTCCTTGTCTTCAACCTCTTTCTCCATCCCTTCCATTTCCTTCTTACATTCCTCTGCATTCAACCTCCTCTTCATCTCCTCGAGCACATTCCTCATCCCCACATCAGCATCATCATTGCAGCTCATGAAAATCTCTGCCACGTCCGCCGGTGTCATCTTCGCCGCCACAAGCACCTCCTCAATCTCTCCGAAAAGCTTGTGATCGTCAGTGTCCAGGTAATTCCTTGCCAGTGTCTTGAATGCGTCGAATTCGCAGTAACTGAGATGGATGTGCTTATCCATGCGGCCTGCTCGCAGCAGCGCCTGGTCCAGCTTCTCCTTATGATTTGTGGTGAAGATAATCAGCCGCTCCCCACCACAAGACGACCACAGCCCATCGACGAAATTCAACACCCCTGAAAGACTCACCATGCTAAACTTCACACCCCCATcattcctctccttctctcccaTCTTCTCCTCCGTCTCCATCATGAAATCCCCgcactctctttccttcttcacaAACTGCTTATTCCTGTCTGAAAGATCCAGTGTACAATCCACATCCTCCACAACAATCACCGACTTGCTCGACGTCCCGATCAGCAGCTTCCTCAGCTCTGAATTGCTCATGACTGCCGTCAGCTCCAGATCATAGATATCAAACTCTAGAAAATTTGCTATCGCAGCGATCAAGCTAGTCTTCCCagtcccaggtgggccatacaaaagaTACCctctcttccaagctctccccaCTCTGCTATAATACTTCTGCCTATTCACAAAATTCAGCAAATCCGATTTGATCTCCTCTTTCAGCACTGGATCAATCGCCACCGTGTCAAACGTAGATGGGTGTGAGAAAGGTACCGACGACCAAAACCGTCCATGGTCGTCAACTGATCTGTTAGTATAGAGCTTCAGCTCTCTGTTCTTGAATTTGATATTTGCAGCTTCTTCCATTACATGAGGAAGATAAACTGAATGCACCTGTAAAAGAAAATAATCATGTATTAATTTAATATATGGCATAGAAAAATATATGAAATACATAAttattttcaattacctgtgacttaTACTTCTTATGGAAGGATAATTGGAAGAATCGCCTTTCTTGAGAACCAGAGCCGAAGATTGAGTAAGTGTGGGGATTTTTCTGAATGCGATGCAGTGACCAACTCACTGGTATGCCGTTGAAGGTGTCATCGATCTTCTGGGTAGAGTCCATCGTAAACACAAGTTTCTTGgagtttttgggttttgagaGTTTGAGTATTTTGGCGGAGGAGAAGCATTTAGAGCTCAAGTAGGATTGTACAGATTCGAAGATCTCGTTGTTGTAAGAGGAATCGAATTCCTCAATGAGGATGGAAACGTTGGACTGGAAAGCGGCGAATAGGCGGAGGAAGAATTGTTTGAGAGGTTCGTAGATTTCAGGGGGGAGGAAGTCATGGATAGCGGTGCGGAGGAACATGAAGGTAGCCAGGATCGAGCCGATGGATTTCCAGTCAAGGAATTCCATGTTTTGGGGAGTTGGAGAGAGTGGagagggtagagagagagagagaggattggagaGTTTTTTTTTCATAGATGGAGAGGAGAAGGTCAATAGAGGAAGGGAAATGGATTACCAATGCCCCGGGCACAGGAATATCTCCCTGTTGTGAAGCTGTGTGCGGCCACAGAGATGTACgttacaaatccactccgtccatccgttttttaagatcaCGATAGGACAAAAATATTAATATCAGGaatcccaaaactcaggtgggccacaccaaacgagACAGTGAGAATAGAAATTTACACCGTTGAAACTTCTTGCACCTGACCATGATACAAAACTTCGgtgtttggaagcggattggctgctgtaccacacaccacgTGCGAAGACGAGGGAAGCGGCTTCGCAGTGAAGTTCATGCGCTGAAAAACtaggtgggcccacgtgatgtttgtgataaatctatctcgtccatctgttttaatggttgaaaccTCCCTATATCAACAGTCATGTTTACATGCCATACGTACCACTCATAACATCCTGTTTCGACAGTGTGCCCCTAtggtttcgcaggaaatccgcgtcccaaaacGAGCGCTTACGCTCCTCGAGTTTGTACGAACGGttgaaaagatatcaaagttatatggccccacaacGGTGTATTTAGaggatgaacccaaaaatgaatcatatccaaagcttaagtggaccaacaCCACACATAGCAGTGAGacagtgattctcaccgttgaaagaaTAGCAGGGCCTATAGaaacgtttatttcccatccaatccgttcataaggtcacaaataactggatgaataggaaaaataaatatcatattgatccaaaacttttgtggctctaaaaggatttcaatggtatacgttcaatcccctacttctttttgctgtgtggtccattttaatctttaatctttcttatttttatgcTAAAGACTTAAAACGAgttcaccaaatgaatggacagcttggatataacacatacctcatgatggtaGCACAACAGCCATATCGGTGGTGAGTGGTGCACTAGCCAACAAAGTTTCCAATGTtgtgtaggggtgcacacggttcggtttggtccggttttggggtgaaaccggaaccgaatcgTTCCTAACGATTCTAGGAaattcggaaccggaaccggaccgttggcaccctaaaactgaaccggaaccgaaccattaaaaacggttcggttccggatcggttctacggttctgggctttttataatccagcccaattgcaagcccatgtccatccctgttgtggtccatttgatgaatggtttaaatattgtataaggtgtgcaaaaatatatttacgaaaataattgttctagagaaaataattataaggtgtgcaaaaatacatcggttcggttccttggttcggttccacggttcggttctacggatcggatccacggtttggttctacggatcggttcacggttcggttcggttctacatacccccaaaccgagaaccgaaccgatgttaccggttctttaatttttggaaccggaactggaaccggtgcactctagaaccggaccaaaccggaccgtttggtcggctCCCgtccggttccatggttctaccggttaaatgtgcacccctaatgctGTGCGTTCAATCCTTCTAGTCCGGCACTTTCGTGGTCTTGAAACTCtggtagacggagtggatttgtcacggtgATTATGTCCCTCCAACAATCCTCTTACAGAGTACGGATCATCTGTCTTGAGATCTATAGCTCTAAGTGgtggactgagtgaaagatatacACTGAGTTCTTGGTATGGATTCCCTGGTGGGTGAATTAACAATGAGTGTACTGAAATTTCAGTGCTGTCTGCTTTTCATATGACCTATTCACGGGATCACATGTAGAtaaagttaaaatacaaatatcactttAATCAGAGCCTTCTGTAAAAAGCTTTCAACCGTAGCATAAATTTCCACTGTGTCttcaatggtgtggttcacttatgCTTTGGATTTGCATTTATAGTTTTTGCATTCTCATCCTtataatgatctaaaaaaaatgaatggacactgTGAATATAAGAAATACTTCATCATAGCGCCCACTTAAATTTCACACTTACGTGCAGCCCTTACCTAGGGGTCCACCTTAACCTGTGTATTctttatctacatcgttcattcattttttttttaaagattattttacatCATGatatcaaaaattaagaagattccATTATCAGGTGTACCATACTTACAGAaatcagtagtgattgaacactaccattaaaaacttcttagggcttacCTTATTAATGTTTCGgtagtttttatttttccatcaaatctgttgacGTTCCTGTAAGCCTGGATGAATGTAAATAACAAATACCGGCTTGATACAAAGCATTTGTGGCcaactaatggtcaatcaccacttcttCCCATGTTATAAGTCCACccgataattggatctgcttcattttttgaataatgccctagaattatgtgaaaagacagatggatgtagtggatacagaatacaaacgtcaaggtgggtaccacggtaagggccgcaccgtctttggTGAGTCCGGGTCGGATGTAATCTGCTCCACTCGTGCACCACATACCCGGTGAGAGAAGAAAACCGGAGTGTTGACATGTGAAACTTTcgtgggctcatcatgatgtatatatcagatccaccccgtccatacatttttccatgcCATTTAGGGAATGATACAAAACACGAGGCAGATCTGTTGTGGTCACCAAGGGTGTCTTCCACATGTGAAGGAGGTGCACAATAGTTCAATGAGGTGAAGTGCATAGTAACATTTATTTAGgcagaattttttttaaatgatattaGCCGTCATATTTACTTGAGGTACATGCCAACCTGGACTACCTGCCCTTACTCCggtggtaaactctcaggagtttcaacacctggcgAGGGTTCGagtagtggtgaaatcccactgcggcgtgagtgtgtggcggtgtgtgtgcgtgtgtaaataaataaataaataaaatgccaACCTGGACTACCTGAGAGATCCATGAAGTGAGACCCACCCGATGAATGCCACGTGTGAAGGTCCATTGTAAAAGAAAAGTGCATCCTAGACATGTGTAGTGTCCCGTAAAAATTTGTACTCGGCTTTGAACCCGTGCAAGGGAATGTGCAAAACCTATTAACTGCActgattagtttaagattaatcAAATTGGGGTGATTAGGACTGGATTCTTGTTTCCACTAACCGCGAGTAGCTCATGCCATGAGCTTAGTGGGACCAAATTCAAAGTGACCTACGCGAGAAACCTCGTAATTTAATTTAATCCCGAAATGCCTAGATTCACCAAATTGACTCTAGACTACTTGTTGGTGGGCTGCTAAATCTAAAACTATAGATGGATGTTTGCCTTGccgggcttgatgtccattgtgAATGTTAAGCCAAGGCGGTACTCGGAATCACTCAACTTAGGGCCATAGGGTAATACTTGTGTTGTGTGAGGCTAGGTTGAAATCAATAAGAGTTTAAGTAGATTGTTCACCTTCAGTCATTGATAAAATTGTGGCTTTCCGGTCGTTGGATTGCGACCAAACTTAAGACAATAACCTAGAACAAtgtcctactcatatccgtatattCATGACCCCGATCAACGACTGATAACCGTCGAATACACTTAAAACCTTATTCGTTGATCAGCGTGTTCAAATGTTTGGCCAATGGTATCCATATGTGGATCTACCCTAGGGTTACCTACCATGTGGTGTAGATTGCTCGTTCACCTCCCCGTGGACCCTTAGGGTTAGATCAACCTCCTGGGGGATTAGTATACCTAACACATgccccttggggccatttacaccacttctGGTGATATGAAAGGAAGGATTTCGGATAACCATTCACCTCATCCGAATTTTAACCTAGGTTGAGAGAAAGAGTAGAgaaattggagagagagagagaagagaaagaaaaagaaaaagagaaggagagaattAAAGAAAGTGAGAGTTGAGTTTCGTGCATTCCCTCATCCTTTTCTCCCTCAGTCAAAAACCCTAAACACTATCGAAGTCTTCGACTAGTTCTTTTTGTTGGCAATTGGAGGTAAGAGATTGATCGCACTCTCGAGTCCTAGTTCTTCTAGGATAAATTTCATGCATCTCACAGTAGTTTGGTTGTTTCCATAGGAATCAATGGTTTTCcctgaaaccctaaccctaggagtGTTATAGGTTGGGTGAAACACTCTCAAGGTGCAAACTATTCTCCTAGTTTCCCTGTTATCGAAACGTGAGGGTGTTAGGTCATGATTTTGGTTGTTTTGGTAAAAGCTCTTGTGATAATTGTGTTGATTATGCCTTCTTAATGTAGCCCTACAATTAATGTCTTTAGTGTTAATATGCTCAATGGAATGTTTACTAAGTATGATATTTCCACACTAcaatattattatgattattgatGTGAGTGGTTGAAGTCTATTAGGATTATAGATATACATTTGTGATATTAATTTGATGTGATACTTATGAGTTGGATTATCTCATCCTGAGAAGCACTGTTTGGAGCTAATATGAATTTTTTGTATACATATGGGCCGTAGTGGTGTTAATATTGCTTTAGCTCGAGCTAGGCTAATCATTGTGCAAAGGATAGCCACCGTGTGTCAGCCATTCCCGACTTCTATGGTCGATTGAGGTGGAATGTGGGTGAACAACAGTGGTCGGAACTACGTGGGGTGCTTGCTCCCAATGTGGGTTACTCCGAGGTTCCTCTTAGTCAATCAGATCAGTTTAATGCCTTGTTCAGTAAATGTTATGCTTAATGATTGTACAATACACTGAGGAATATAGGATAACATTGTTATTATTGACTGAGGTCCGCATAGTGCATTACAATCCGACAAGATTTAAGAGCTGAGCATGATGGTATGAAACACCATGTCCGAGTTGTCGGTATATGCTGGgacgatgagcctccccgtagtggccTTTGAGCGATAGAGGAGGATGTAAGCCTATTGTATTGTGTATAGGACTGAGGTCGCGTCCTCATATTTGTATTGGGTGACGAACCCGTACTTACTTGAGATTGTTCCAGGGATATGAGCCGACTATGGTTAACCATGTATGTGGGGACCATTGAGTAATGAACTTCCATAAGGATCAAAGGACTTGGGCAAGGAGCCACCTTGTACCGCTTCAAACCATGTGATCCGAATAGAAGCCTATGATACGATGGTGGTATCCTACCTTTACTAAAATGCTATTTGAATTTAGATTAATAAGtacttggctaatcatacatatcATGACATACATTGTGGGTTGCCTTGTATACAAACCATTGCCTCTTAACTTGGTTGTTGTGGTGGTGGTG is a genomic window containing:
- the LOC131256690 gene encoding AAA-ATPase At3g50940-like, with amino-acid sequence MKKKLSNPLSLSLPSPLSPTPQNMEFLDWKSIGSILATFMFLRTAIHDFLPPEIYEPLKQFFLRLFAAFQSNVSILIEEFDSSYNNEIFESVQSYLSSKCFSSAKILKLSKPKNSKKLVFTMDSTQKIDDTFNGIPVSWSLHRIQKNPHTYSIFGSGSQERRFFQLSFHKKYKSQVHSVYLPHVMEEAANIKFKNRELKLYTNRSVDDHGRFWSSVPFSHPSTFDTVAIDPVLKEEIKSDLLNFVNRQKYYSRVGRAWKRGYLLYGPPGTGKTSLIAAIANFLEFDIYDLELTAVMSNSELRKLLIGTSSKSVIVVEDVDCTLDLSDRNKQFVKKERECGDFMMETEEKMGEKERNDGGVKFSMVSLSGVLNFVDGLWSSCGGERLIIFTTNHKEKLDQALLRAGRMDKHIHLSYCEFDAFKTLARNYLDTDDHKLFGEIEEVLVAAKMTPADVAEIFMSCNDDADVGMRNVLEEMKRRLNAEECKKEMEGMEKEVEDKEEMGKEMEAEELGKKHKE